The following coding sequences lie in one Kribbella sp. NBC_00709 genomic window:
- a CDS encoding ABC transporter permease: MIWLTWRQFRVQFLVVASVIVAAALFFALTGPGLADDYRRLTTQFIQNLGFQRLNPLLYIIGQLMLYAAPPVIGAFWGAPLIARELETGTHRLVWSQSIGRLRWLAGKMAFTGLTAIAITGLLSLAVTWWANPIDKAINAGQDSNTYLPRMFPPVFSARGLVPVGYAAFAFALGVAVGLAVRRTVVALAVTLAAVILVQVVTPTLVRPHLLAPTDKYIVVTADNIRGFGLSGDGPNPRVVQIEVASGAVGAWKLSDTTVDKAGKKASLPSWVVDCAPRPPGSAADGGTVSTQGSVSAKAAACYQRLADEGYRQHIKYFTADKFWPLQWREFGLFMLLALALTGFSFWRIRRDLS; the protein is encoded by the coding sequence ATGATCTGGCTGACCTGGCGGCAGTTCCGCGTGCAGTTCCTGGTGGTCGCGTCGGTGATCGTCGCCGCGGCCTTGTTCTTCGCGTTGACCGGACCGGGCCTCGCCGACGACTACCGGCGGCTCACGACCCAATTCATCCAGAACCTCGGCTTCCAGCGGCTCAACCCGCTGCTGTACATCATCGGTCAGTTGATGCTGTACGCCGCGCCGCCGGTGATCGGGGCGTTCTGGGGCGCACCGCTGATCGCCCGCGAACTGGAGACCGGCACCCACCGGCTGGTGTGGAGCCAGAGCATCGGCCGGCTTCGCTGGCTGGCCGGCAAGATGGCGTTCACCGGCCTGACCGCGATCGCGATCACCGGTCTGCTGAGCCTCGCCGTGACCTGGTGGGCCAATCCGATCGACAAGGCGATCAACGCCGGGCAGGACTCGAACACCTACCTGCCCCGGATGTTCCCGCCGGTCTTCTCCGCCCGTGGGCTGGTCCCGGTCGGCTACGCCGCCTTCGCGTTCGCCCTCGGGGTCGCGGTGGGTCTCGCGGTTCGCCGTACTGTCGTCGCGCTCGCGGTCACGTTGGCGGCCGTGATCCTGGTGCAGGTCGTCACGCCGACGCTGGTCCGGCCGCACCTGCTCGCGCCGACGGACAAGTACATCGTGGTGACGGCCGACAACATCCGCGGCTTCGGGCTCAGCGGCGACGGGCCGAATCCACGGGTGGTACAGATCGAGGTCGCGTCCGGAGCGGTCGGCGCGTGGAAGCTGTCCGACACGACCGTGGACAAGGCAGGTAAGAAGGCGAGCCTGCCGAGCTGGGTGGTCGACTGCGCGCCGCGTCCCCCAGGGTCGGCGGCAGACGGGGGCACCGTGTCGACCCAGGGCAGCGTGTCGGCCAAAGCCGCCGCGTGTTACCAGCGGTTGGCCGACGAGGGGTACCGGCAGCACATCAAGTACTTCACGGCCGACAAGTTCTGGCCGCTGCAGTGGCGCGAGTTCGGGCTCTTCATGCTGCTGGCATTGGCGCTGACAGGCTTCAGCTTCTGGCGGATCCGGCGCGACCTGTCCTGA
- the pabB gene encoding aminodeoxychorismate synthase component I: MSALRWSVRTLDRALDGETVYRELLAGEPVAYWLDGSLTDRSPRHVSVLGTTVGAEVITRDVADGDVFAELNQLLSARAAEPPDELAGLFCGGYVGYFGYELKALTGGRVAHESPTPDALWIWANRFIVIDHDRDRTYLVAVDEPGAGEDWLDRAETAAADWWMGSIETPAISRMDLEAHLEQDRATYLAGIAHCLEQLEAGETYEVNLTNRVRLPAVQDPFEFFRWQRSANPAPYAAFLRYGDLAVASSSPERFLTVDTDGWAECRPIKGTAPRDLDPAQDQLAAKALAEDDKTRAENLMIVDLIRNDLGRVSVPGTVTVPQLMQVESYRTMHQLVTTVRGRLRDGLTAVDAVRACFPPGSMTGAPKIRTMQIIDELEWSARGVYSGALGYLSLDGRADLSVVIRTAVLTPDETVIGAGGAIVLDSDPVAEYDEMVLKATAAVGARGGGHE; the protein is encoded by the coding sequence GTGAGTGCGCTGCGCTGGTCCGTTCGGACGCTCGACCGGGCGCTCGACGGTGAGACGGTCTACCGCGAGCTGCTCGCCGGTGAACCCGTCGCGTACTGGCTCGACGGCAGCCTCACCGACCGCTCACCCCGCCACGTCTCGGTGCTCGGCACGACCGTCGGCGCCGAGGTGATCACCAGGGATGTTGCCGACGGCGACGTCTTCGCCGAGCTGAACCAGCTGCTGTCCGCGCGAGCCGCCGAGCCGCCGGACGAACTGGCCGGGCTCTTCTGCGGCGGATACGTCGGGTACTTCGGCTACGAGCTGAAGGCTCTCACCGGGGGCCGCGTCGCCCATGAGTCGCCCACGCCGGATGCGCTGTGGATCTGGGCGAACCGGTTCATCGTCATCGACCACGATCGCGACCGGACCTATCTGGTCGCGGTCGACGAGCCCGGCGCCGGCGAGGACTGGCTGGACCGGGCCGAGACGGCGGCCGCCGACTGGTGGATGGGCAGCATCGAGACGCCGGCGATCTCGAGGATGGATCTCGAGGCACATCTCGAGCAGGACCGGGCGACGTACCTGGCCGGCATCGCGCACTGTCTGGAGCAGCTCGAGGCCGGCGAGACCTACGAGGTCAACCTGACGAACCGGGTCCGGCTGCCCGCCGTCCAGGACCCGTTCGAGTTCTTCCGCTGGCAACGATCCGCGAACCCCGCGCCGTACGCCGCCTTCCTCCGGTACGGCGATCTCGCGGTCGCCAGCTCGTCGCCGGAACGGTTCCTGACCGTGGACACCGACGGCTGGGCCGAGTGCCGGCCGATCAAGGGCACCGCGCCGCGGGATCTCGACCCGGCGCAGGACCAGCTCGCGGCCAAGGCGCTGGCCGAGGACGACAAGACCCGGGCCGAGAACCTGATGATCGTCGACCTGATCCGCAACGACCTGGGCCGGGTGAGCGTGCCGGGGACGGTGACCGTGCCGCAGCTGATGCAGGTCGAGAGCTACCGGACCATGCACCAGCTGGTGACCACGGTCCGGGGCCGGCTCCGGGACGGGCTGACCGCGGTCGACGCGGTCCGCGCCTGCTTCCCGCCGGGGTCGATGACGGGCGCGCCGAAGATCCGCACGATGCAGATCATCGACGAGCTCGAGTGGAGTGCGCGCGGGGTGTACTCCGGCGCGCTCGGGTACCTGTCGCTGGACGGACGGGCGGACCTGAGCGTGGTGATCCGGACAGCAGTGCTGACCCCGGACGAGACTGTGATCGGGGCCGGGGGTGCGATCGTGCTGGATTCGGACCCGGTCGCGGAGTACGACGAAATGGTGCTGAAAGCAACGGCAGCTGTCGGTGCGAGAGGTGGGGGACATGAGTGA
- a CDS encoding APC family permease produces the protein MSTPQPVPEQTGAAGLARRLGLGDAVLIGLGSMVGAGVFVVWSPAARAAGSGLLAGLVIAAVVAYCNAASSAQLAAVYPVSGGTYVYGRERLGEWWGFAAGWCFVIGKTASCAAMALTFATYVTDVDWLRRLIALTAVVALAAVNYRGITRTARLARILVTCTLLVLALVLVLLFTGEPQHHASAGTSAYGVLQSAGLLFFAFAGYARIATMGEEVREPARTIPRAITIALVIAIGIYLLVAFALLRTGDPASTTAPLAAAVDGVGAAWATPIVRIGAALASLGALLALIAGVGRTTLAMARNQDLPTWLAAVHPRHQVPHHAELALAAVVGVLVLSTDLRGVIGFSSFGVLLYYAIANASAFTQPADQRRWPRAVNVIGLTGCLVLAVTLPWTSAAVAAAFLAAALLVRRLRTGRAGSARS, from the coding sequence ATGAGCACACCCCAGCCCGTGCCGGAGCAGACCGGCGCGGCCGGGCTCGCGCGGCGGCTCGGGCTGGGCGATGCGGTCCTGATCGGGCTCGGGTCGATGGTTGGGGCCGGGGTGTTCGTGGTCTGGTCGCCGGCCGCACGGGCGGCGGGGTCCGGTCTGCTGGCCGGGCTGGTGATCGCAGCAGTTGTTGCCTACTGCAACGCTGCCTCGTCGGCACAGTTGGCTGCGGTGTACCCGGTGTCAGGCGGCACGTACGTCTACGGCCGCGAACGCCTGGGGGAGTGGTGGGGCTTCGCCGCGGGCTGGTGTTTCGTGATCGGGAAGACGGCGTCATGTGCCGCGATGGCGCTGACGTTCGCCACCTATGTCACGGATGTCGACTGGTTGCGGCGGCTGATCGCCTTGACGGCCGTTGTCGCGCTCGCGGCGGTCAACTACCGAGGTATCACCCGGACCGCCCGCCTTGCCCGGATCCTCGTCACCTGCACGCTTCTCGTGCTCGCCCTCGTGCTGGTCCTGCTGTTCACCGGCGAGCCCCAGCATCATGCATCGGCCGGTACTTCGGCGTACGGCGTGCTGCAGTCGGCGGGCCTGCTGTTCTTCGCTTTCGCCGGCTATGCGCGGATCGCGACGATGGGCGAGGAGGTCCGTGAGCCGGCCAGAACCATCCCGCGAGCGATCACCATCGCCCTGGTCATTGCTATTGGCATCTATCTGCTCGTCGCGTTCGCGTTGCTCCGGACCGGCGACCCCGCGTCGACCACGGCGCCCCTCGCGGCCGCGGTCGACGGGGTCGGTGCGGCCTGGGCGACGCCGATCGTCCGGATCGGCGCCGCGCTCGCCAGCCTCGGCGCCCTGCTCGCCTTGATCGCCGGCGTCGGCCGCACCACGCTCGCCATGGCCCGCAACCAGGACCTCCCGACCTGGCTGGCCGCCGTACATCCCCGCCACCAGGTCCCGCACCACGCCGAACTCGCGCTCGCCGCGGTCGTCGGCGTACTCGTCCTCAGCACCGATCTGCGCGGCGTGATCGGCTTCTCGTCGTTCGGCGTCCTGCTGTACTACGCGATCGCGAACGCATCCGCCTTCACCCAGCCGGCCGATCAACGTCGCTGGCCCCGCGCCGTCAACGTGATCGGCCTGACTGGTTGCCTCGTGCTCGCGGTCACCCTCCCGTGGACGTCCGCGGCTGTCGCCGCGGCATTCCTCGCCGCGGCCCTGCTGGTACGGCGGCTCAGGACAGGTCGCGCCGGATCCGCCAGAAGCTGA
- a CDS encoding class II fructose-bisphosphate aldolase codes for MPLVSGAEVVLAAAKAGRGVGAFNVIQLEHATALIAGAEQVGAPVILQISENAVKYHGALKPIGVATLAAAAAASVPVVVHLDHAMDRDLVTEAVALGFTSVMYDASKLEYADNVAATTEVTAYCHDHGVFVEAEIGEVGGKDGVHAPGARTRPDEAVAFAEATGVDALAVAVGSSHAMTERTATLDFDLITQLHEAVAVPLVLHGSSGVADPDLTRAVEAGMTKVNIATHLNNVFTAEVRQILAGNPGLVDTRKYLGPARDAVAAEVARLLGVLKATA; via the coding sequence ATGCCGTTGGTTTCCGGTGCGGAGGTTGTGCTGGCTGCGGCCAAGGCCGGCCGTGGGGTTGGCGCGTTCAACGTGATCCAGCTCGAGCACGCGACCGCGCTGATCGCGGGCGCCGAGCAGGTCGGTGCGCCGGTGATCCTGCAGATCAGTGAGAACGCGGTGAAGTACCACGGCGCGCTCAAGCCGATCGGCGTCGCGACGCTGGCTGCGGCAGCGGCCGCGTCGGTGCCGGTTGTCGTCCACCTGGATCACGCGATGGATCGGGACCTGGTCACCGAGGCAGTCGCGCTCGGGTTCACGTCGGTGATGTACGACGCGTCCAAGCTCGAGTACGCCGACAACGTGGCCGCGACGACCGAGGTCACGGCGTACTGCCACGACCACGGGGTCTTCGTCGAGGCCGAGATCGGCGAGGTCGGCGGCAAGGACGGCGTGCACGCGCCCGGCGCCCGCACCCGGCCGGACGAGGCCGTGGCTTTCGCCGAGGCGACCGGTGTGGATGCACTCGCCGTCGCAGTCGGCTCCTCCCACGCCATGACCGAGCGCACCGCGACCCTCGACTTCGACCTCATCACGCAACTCCACGAGGCCGTCGCAGTACCGCTTGTCCTGCACGGTTCCTCCGGTGTCGCCGACCCCGACCTCACTCGCGCGGTCGAGGCCGGCATGACGAAGGTCAACATCGCCACCCACCTCAACAACGTGTTCACCGCAGAGGTCCGGCAGATCCTGGCCGGCAACCCCGGTCTGGTCGACACCCGCAAGTACCTCGGCCCGGCCCGCGACGCGGTAGCGGCTGAGGTCGCGCGGTTGCTCGGGGTGCTGAAGGCGACGGCCTAG
- a CDS encoding aminotransferase class IV has translation MSDLLVADSFLVANGKVRGLELHRERFVRSCAAAGVAAERFWDEQAGRLPGFGRWFPRFELQASGELAVQLRPAPPIGGRVRVAVHEGPDPRTAPRVKGPDLELLGKLKESAPDRADEILLLDADGTVLEAAYSAVAWWEDDVLCFPQPERPLLASVTAQLLRRIAADQDVEVSEHAVTPQDLQNSTEAWLVNALHGIRPIHAWGASAIDPLPNSHAALWQSHLEALATRLP, from the coding sequence ATGAGTGACCTGTTGGTGGCGGACTCGTTCCTGGTTGCCAATGGCAAGGTCCGGGGACTGGAGCTGCACCGGGAGCGGTTCGTCCGGTCGTGTGCCGCGGCGGGGGTGGCCGCGGAACGGTTCTGGGACGAGCAGGCCGGACGATTACCCGGGTTCGGTCGGTGGTTCCCGCGGTTCGAGCTGCAGGCGTCAGGTGAGCTCGCCGTACAGCTGCGGCCGGCGCCGCCGATCGGCGGTCGCGTGCGCGTCGCCGTACACGAAGGTCCGGATCCGCGGACCGCGCCGCGGGTCAAGGGTCCGGATCTGGAGCTGCTCGGCAAACTGAAGGAGTCGGCGCCCGACCGGGCCGACGAGATCCTGCTGCTCGACGCCGACGGGACGGTGCTCGAGGCGGCGTACTCGGCCGTCGCCTGGTGGGAGGACGACGTCCTCTGCTTCCCGCAGCCCGAGCGGCCGCTGCTCGCCTCGGTGACGGCCCAGCTCCTGCGCCGCATCGCCGCCGATCAGGACGTCGAGGTCTCCGAGCACGCCGTCACTCCGCAGGACCTGCAGAACAGCACCGAGGCCTGGCTGGTCAACGCCCTCCACGGCATCCGCCCGATCCACGCCTGGGGCGCGTCGGCCATCGATCCGCTGCCCAACTCGCACGCCGCCCTCTGGCAGTCCCACCTGGAGGCCCTCGCCACCCGCCTGCCCTGA
- a CDS encoding class I SAM-dependent methyltransferase has translation MSENFVDWPQYLREFHTATPGSTEALLSRAVAGDHTPYRWLVRAVSGEARRVLDLACGNGPVARELYGRWVVGVDNNPAQLAGAPGPKVQADALHLPFANEVFDVVTCSLGLAVLQPLPDVLAEAARVLRRGGVLAAIVPAVRPLRRGDIRTLSGLTTRLRSTPQFPAGGEITELKDQLKHAGFDVMESQRERYVYMIRTRDDASRLVNALYLPGTPDVRRDTAAGWLADRAESKDGLEVAIPIRRITAMRTKVALTIS, from the coding sequence ATGTCCGAGAACTTTGTTGATTGGCCGCAGTACCTGCGGGAGTTCCATACCGCCACGCCCGGGAGCACGGAAGCGCTGCTGTCCCGGGCGGTGGCCGGTGACCACACGCCGTACCGGTGGCTGGTGCGTGCCGTTTCGGGCGAGGCGCGCAGGGTGCTCGACCTCGCCTGCGGCAACGGGCCGGTCGCGCGGGAGCTGTACGGGCGCTGGGTGGTCGGGGTCGACAACAACCCGGCCCAGCTCGCCGGGGCGCCCGGGCCGAAGGTGCAGGCGGACGCGCTGCACCTGCCGTTCGCGAACGAGGTCTTCGACGTCGTCACCTGCTCGCTGGGCCTGGCGGTCCTGCAGCCGCTTCCCGACGTCCTGGCCGAGGCGGCCCGGGTACTGCGCCGGGGCGGCGTGCTGGCCGCGATAGTGCCCGCCGTACGGCCGCTGCGGCGCGGGGACATCCGCACGTTGAGCGGCCTGACCACGCGGCTGCGGTCGACGCCGCAGTTCCCGGCCGGCGGCGAGATCACCGAGCTGAAGGACCAGCTCAAGCACGCCGGGTTCGACGTGATGGAGAGCCAGCGCGAGCGGTACGTGTACATGATCCGCACGCGCGACGACGCCTCGCGGCTGGTCAACGCGCTCTACCTGCCCGGTACGCCGGACGTCCGCCGCGACACCGCCGCCGGGTGGCTCGCGGACCGCGCCGAGTCCAAGGACGGGCTCGAGGTCGCGATCCCGATCCGCCGGATCACCGCGATGCGCACGAAGGTCGCACTGACCATCTCCTGA
- a CDS encoding SPFH domain-containing protein, producing the protein MVDVAVEMPAPKVTERAGRNLNGWPMALVAFLLLVAGVAAVIIGAAHDRGPQVVLGIAMFVVGLIVAAGLTAVSPGRARVLQILGRYSGTVRTNGLRWVNPVSSRREVSTRIRNHETAVAKVNDADGNPIEIAAVVVWQVEDTAQAMFEVDDFVEFVAIQTETAVRHIANSYPYDVHPEGDVLSLRDSTDEITEKLSAEIGVRVHAAGVHVIESRITHLAYAPEIAQAMLRRQQAGAVVAARQRIVEGAVGMVELALDRLSEHEVVELDEERKATMVSNLLVVLCGDRDAQPVVNAGSLYQ; encoded by the coding sequence ATGGTGGATGTCGCGGTGGAAATGCCGGCGCCGAAGGTGACCGAGCGGGCCGGCCGGAATCTGAACGGCTGGCCGATGGCGCTGGTGGCGTTCCTGCTGCTGGTGGCGGGGGTGGCCGCGGTCATCATTGGTGCCGCCCACGACAGGGGTCCGCAGGTGGTGCTCGGGATCGCGATGTTCGTGGTCGGCCTGATCGTCGCCGCCGGGCTGACCGCGGTCTCGCCGGGCCGGGCCCGGGTGCTGCAGATCCTCGGGCGGTACTCCGGGACCGTGCGTACCAACGGTCTGCGCTGGGTGAATCCGGTCTCCTCGCGGCGTGAGGTCTCGACCCGGATCCGCAACCACGAGACGGCCGTTGCCAAGGTCAACGATGCCGACGGCAACCCGATCGAGATCGCCGCGGTGGTGGTCTGGCAGGTCGAGGACACCGCGCAGGCGATGTTCGAGGTGGACGACTTCGTCGAGTTCGTCGCGATCCAGACCGAGACCGCCGTCCGGCACATCGCCAACAGCTACCCGTACGACGTGCATCCCGAGGGCGACGTGCTGTCGCTGCGGGACAGCACCGACGAGATCACCGAGAAACTGTCGGCCGAGATCGGTGTCCGAGTGCACGCGGCCGGCGTCCATGTGATCGAGTCGCGCATCACTCATCTCGCGTACGCCCCGGAGATCGCGCAGGCGATGCTGCGCCGCCAGCAGGCCGGCGCGGTCGTCGCGGCCCGGCAGCGGATCGTCGAAGGCGCGGTCGGCATGGTCGAGCTGGCGCTGGACCGGCTGTCCGAGCACGAGGTGGTCGAGCTGGACGAGGAGCGGAAGGCGACGATGGTCAGCAACCTGCTGGTGGTGCTGTGCGGCGACCGGGACGCCCAGCCGGTGGTCAACGCCGGCTCGCTCTACCAGTGA
- a CDS encoding cryptochrome/photolyase family protein, with product MSTMTAVMWFRRDLRLGDNPALLDAVAAGDGRVVGAFVLDPALWDRSGDRRRDHLAASLRSLSESMGGRLVVRRGDPGTVVPAIAAEVGAASMHVSADYAPYGQQRDQEVEASLKCPLVRTGSPYAVAPGRVLNQQGRPYQVFTPYFKAWLAHGWRQPVAAPADVTWVKADSEALPPGGDGAGERAALEHWTAYLDDVAAYDDERDRPDLDSTSRMSIPLKYGEIHPRTMLADLARKRSAGAEAYRRELAWREFCADLLARHPHAAWKPLRPEFDKLQYDEPGELYDAWCAGRTGFPFVDAGMRQLAETGFMHNRVRMVVASFLVKDLHVHWRFGARWFMRSLRDGDLASNSLNWQWVAGCGADAAPYFRIFNPVGQGLKFDPDGDYVRRWVPELRHLGGKAAHEPWRYDADGYPDPIVDHAEARREALRRYDAMRA from the coding sequence ATGAGCACAATGACAGCGGTGATGTGGTTCCGGCGGGATCTTCGGCTGGGGGACAACCCGGCGTTGCTCGACGCGGTCGCGGCGGGTGACGGCCGTGTGGTCGGGGCGTTCGTGCTGGATCCGGCTCTCTGGGATCGCTCCGGCGATCGGCGGCGGGATCATCTCGCGGCGTCCCTGCGCAGCCTGTCCGAGTCGATGGGCGGGCGACTCGTCGTACGACGGGGTGATCCGGGAACCGTCGTACCGGCGATCGCGGCCGAGGTCGGTGCGGCGAGCATGCACGTCAGCGCGGACTACGCGCCGTACGGACAACAACGCGATCAAGAAGTTGAAGCCTCATTGAAGTGTCCGCTGGTGCGGACGGGATCGCCGTACGCCGTGGCGCCGGGGCGGGTACTCAATCAGCAGGGGCGGCCGTACCAGGTGTTCACGCCGTACTTCAAAGCGTGGTTGGCGCACGGGTGGCGGCAGCCGGTGGCGGCGCCGGCGGACGTGACCTGGGTCAAGGCAGACAGCGAGGCACTGCCGCCCGGTGGTGACGGCGCGGGCGAGCGGGCGGCGCTCGAGCACTGGACGGCGTACCTCGACGACGTCGCGGCGTACGACGACGAGCGGGACCGGCCCGATCTGGACAGCACGTCGCGGATGTCGATCCCGTTGAAGTACGGCGAGATCCACCCGCGGACGATGCTCGCGGACCTGGCCCGCAAACGCAGCGCCGGCGCGGAGGCGTACCGGCGCGAGCTGGCCTGGCGTGAGTTCTGCGCGGACCTTCTCGCGCGGCACCCGCACGCCGCGTGGAAGCCGCTGCGTCCGGAGTTCGACAAGCTGCAGTACGACGAACCGGGCGAGCTGTACGACGCGTGGTGCGCGGGCCGGACCGGGTTCCCGTTCGTCGACGCCGGGATGCGGCAGCTGGCCGAGACCGGGTTCATGCACAACCGGGTGCGGATGGTCGTCGCGTCGTTCCTGGTCAAGGATCTCCACGTGCATTGGCGGTTCGGCGCCCGCTGGTTCATGCGCTCGCTGCGCGACGGCGATCTCGCGTCGAACTCGCTCAACTGGCAGTGGGTGGCCGGCTGTGGCGCGGACGCGGCGCCGTACTTCCGGATCTTCAACCCGGTCGGGCAGGGGCTGAAGTTCGACCCCGACGGCGACTACGTCCGCCGCTGGGTGCCCGAACTGCGGCACCTCGGCGGCAAGGCCGCGCACGAGCCCTGGCGGTACGACGCCGACGGCTACCCGGACCCGATCGTCGACCACGCCGAGGCCCGGCGCGAAGCCCTCCGCCGGTACGACGCGATGCGGGCTTGA
- a CDS encoding GntR family transcriptional regulator codes for MIEFHLDGRSGVSPYQQIVQQVRNALRLGLLREGDQLPTVKDVVAALAINPNTVLKAYRELEHEGLVQARPGRGTFVTRTLTDNTLAAHGPLRQDLRRWLAKARKAGLDDESIEALFLTTFRSAAQEDIA; via the coding sequence ATGATCGAGTTCCATCTGGACGGCCGGTCGGGGGTGTCGCCGTACCAGCAGATCGTCCAGCAGGTCCGTAACGCGCTCCGGCTCGGCCTGCTGCGCGAGGGGGACCAGCTGCCGACCGTCAAGGACGTGGTCGCGGCGCTGGCGATCAACCCGAACACGGTGCTCAAGGCGTACCGCGAGCTCGAGCACGAGGGCCTGGTCCAGGCCCGGCCCGGGCGCGGCACGTTCGTCACCCGCACGCTCACCGACAACACCCTCGCCGCGCACGGCCCGCTCCGGCAGGACCTGCGCCGCTGGCTCGCCAAGGCCCGCAAGGCCGGCCTCGACGACGAGAGCATCGAGGCGTTGTTCCTGACAACCTTTCGGTCCGCCGCTCAGGAGGACATAGCGTGA
- a CDS encoding metal-dependent transcriptional regulator yields MVVVSELIDTTEMYLRTVYELEEEGILPLRARIAERLHQSGPTVSQTVARMERDGLIKVEGDRHLELTDVGRKQAVRVMRKHRLAERLLVDVIGLEWEDVHAEACRWEHVMSDAVELRLLKILDNPTESPYGNPIPGLEELQTSGIASGIEDFRIGVEPLDQVLDHATGESVRVLVRRIAEPVQTDDGAMAVLRKAGALPGREVDSTLDADGVLVGSREAGGVISDETAGHIFVSRV; encoded by the coding sequence ATGGTTGTCGTGAGCGAGCTGATCGATACCACCGAGATGTACCTGCGGACCGTCTACGAGCTGGAAGAAGAGGGGATCCTGCCGCTCCGGGCACGGATCGCCGAGCGCCTGCACCAGTCCGGTCCGACGGTCAGTCAGACGGTCGCGCGGATGGAGCGCGACGGTCTGATCAAGGTGGAGGGCGACCGCCATCTGGAGCTCACCGACGTCGGCCGCAAACAGGCGGTCCGGGTGATGCGCAAGCACCGCCTCGCGGAGCGTCTGCTGGTCGATGTGATCGGTCTCGAGTGGGAGGACGTGCACGCCGAGGCCTGCCGCTGGGAGCACGTGATGAGCGACGCGGTCGAGCTGCGGCTGCTGAAGATCCTGGACAACCCGACCGAATCGCCGTACGGCAACCCGATCCCGGGCCTGGAGGAGCTCCAGACCAGCGGTATCGCGAGTGGGATCGAGGACTTCCGGATCGGTGTCGAGCCGCTGGACCAGGTCCTCGACCACGCCACCGGCGAGAGCGTCCGGGTGCTGGTCCGCCGGATCGCCGAGCCGGTGCAGACCGACGACGGCGCGATGGCGGTGCTGCGCAAGGCCGGCGCCCTGCCCGGCCGCGAGGTCGACTCGACCCTGGACGCCGACGGCGTGCTGGTCGGCAGCCGCGAGGCCGGCGGCGTGATCAGCGACGAGACCGCAGGCCACATCTTCGTCAGCCGCGTCTGA
- a CDS encoding ABC transporter ATP-binding protein → MNTVLQAHGLGKKYGRRWALTDCDLEVPAGHVVGLVGPNGAGKSTLLNLAVGMLTPSAGSVEVLGAPAGAQQAKVGYVAQDTPTYARLSVADHLRLGRRLNPAWDESLAQKRLQHLRFDPKQRAGKLSGGQRAQLALTLGLAKRPDLLILDEPVAALDPLARREFLQDLMEAVAEQELSVLLSSHLVSDVERACDYLIVLVESRVQVSGEIDTLLATHFRLTGPRRDPKDMPRDQHVVTASHTDRQSTYLIRTDQPIHDPAWTVSQLTLEDLVLAYMGRDVQPERPVLEVQR, encoded by the coding sequence GTGAACACCGTTCTGCAAGCCCATGGGCTGGGGAAGAAGTATGGGCGGCGCTGGGCGCTGACCGATTGTGATCTGGAGGTTCCGGCTGGGCATGTGGTCGGGCTGGTCGGGCCCAACGGCGCCGGCAAGAGCACGTTGCTGAACCTGGCGGTCGGGATGCTGACGCCTAGTGCGGGATCGGTCGAGGTGCTCGGGGCGCCGGCCGGGGCGCAGCAGGCCAAGGTCGGGTACGTCGCCCAGGACACGCCGACGTACGCGCGGTTGAGTGTCGCGGATCATCTGCGGCTCGGGCGGCGGCTCAACCCCGCATGGGACGAATCCCTTGCCCAGAAGCGACTCCAGCACCTGCGGTTCGATCCGAAGCAGCGGGCCGGCAAGCTGTCCGGTGGTCAGCGGGCGCAGCTCGCACTTACCCTCGGCCTGGCCAAGCGGCCCGATCTGCTCATCCTCGACGAGCCGGTCGCCGCGCTTGATCCGCTGGCCCGGCGAGAGTTCCTGCAGGACCTCATGGAGGCGGTCGCCGAGCAGGAGCTGAGCGTTCTGCTGTCCTCACACCTCGTCTCCGATGTGGAACGTGCCTGCGACTACCTGATCGTTCTCGTCGAGTCCCGGGTGCAGGTCAGCGGTGAGATCGACACGCTGCTGGCGACGCACTTCCGGCTGACCGGTCCGCGCCGGGATCCGAAGGACATGCCGCGCGACCAGCATGTCGTGACGGCCAGCCACACGGACCGGCAGTCGACGTACCTGATCCGGACCGACCAGCCGATCCACGATCCGGCCTGGACGGTCTCCCAGCTCACGCTCGAGGACCTCGTGCTGGCCTACATGGGCCGCGACGTCCAGCCCGAGCGCCCGGTTCTGGAGGTGCAGCGATGA